The following proteins come from a genomic window of Roseofilum capinflatum BLCC-M114:
- a CDS encoding CHAT domain-containing protein, producing the protein MAQVSSEHSDRSPEFWRQEADEYAQNGDFVNQAVALGNLSLALQERGEWEQARESSTQGIQILEQLSTTKERDQILAQSLDIQGKLSFSVGDFSAALVSWQEAGKLYQQLGLTEAEDRNRLNQVQAMQELGLFQSACEAIGARIDENVSFCAGVEQESLQKSLGRVSGDRLTVLHLQALGDVLRLMGDMEVSEAVLKRGLAMAETDQEMLDRMQLSMGNTLRAKGDRQWAIAQSATSTIQFNFEFCPILENQEEYNLALKHYQNVSQNNPLLKLQANLNKLNLQVALNQNILDFNPLEEAQNLNLFNTQSGNNLILNTLQTATCISTIPWQNIAQNLQTIIDVSQQRKDLKTQSYALGYLGRLYEQHAQDSKEYLQTAKTHTQKALSIAQSLDLNAPELAYQWQWQLGRILEKTQSPPHSSETLSAYKAAFNTLQSLRQELVSSNRDLQFSFRDEVEPVYRKYVDLLLQNNPSQDNLKEARNVIEALQLAELDDFFNDACITAKPEQIDTILDNADSETAFIYEIILEDRVASIIKLPQQPLEYYPAQVQHTTLQGEIQQLRRYVSDRPIFPDEVLQAAKKLYPWIIEPLEKRLAEEEKIKTLVFVLDRPLQNIPLGVLYDKSNQEYFLEKDYTIVLSLGLQLIQAQPWQLGNQNLMQAFTGGVGIPQKIGEFDFEAIKELELELNTVSEILKTEQPLIDEQFTPEAIKDKISAADLDIIHFKTHGQFSSDPEKTFIVAYNDLVNSEELGSYLQQSNPTDEDNIKLLVLSACETAQGDNRATLGLAGMAVRSGAGSIISSLWVARDERNTELMEYFYTELLKPNTTRAKAFQKAQKMLFEQHQEPHFWGTYVFLGNWL; encoded by the coding sequence ATGGCTCAAGTCTCCTCAGAGCATTCCGATCGCTCCCCGGAATTTTGGCGACAGGAAGCTGATGAATATGCACAAAACGGTGATTTTGTCAATCAAGCGGTAGCTTTGGGTAATCTTTCTCTAGCGCTGCAAGAGCGAGGGGAATGGGAGCAAGCGAGAGAAAGCAGCACTCAAGGCATTCAGATCTTAGAGCAGTTATCAACAACGAAAGAACGGGATCAGATTTTGGCTCAATCTCTGGATATTCAGGGTAAGTTGAGCTTTTCTGTGGGTGATTTTTCGGCAGCGCTTGTCAGTTGGCAAGAAGCGGGAAAACTCTATCAGCAGCTAGGGTTAACTGAGGCTGAAGATCGCAATCGACTCAATCAGGTGCAAGCGATGCAGGAGTTGGGTTTATTTCAGTCTGCTTGTGAGGCGATCGGCGCTCGAATTGATGAGAATGTCTCGTTTTGTGCTGGAGTAGAGCAAGAAAGTTTACAAAAAAGTTTGGGTAGGGTTTCCGGCGATCGCCTGACGGTGTTGCACTTGCAAGCATTAGGCGATGTTTTGCGGTTGATGGGCGATATGGAGGTTTCAGAAGCTGTGCTGAAGCGGGGTTTAGCGATGGCTGAAACCGATCAAGAAATGTTAGATAGGATGCAGTTGAGTATGGGGAATACGCTGAGGGCAAAAGGCGATCGGCAATGGGCAATTGCTCAATCTGCCACCTCCACCATTCAATTTAACTTTGAATTTTGTCCCATATTAGAAAATCAAGAAGAGTACAATTTAGCCTTAAAACACTATCAAAACGTTTCTCAAAATAACCCTTTACTCAAACTGCAAGCTAACCTCAATAAACTTAACCTACAAGTTGCTCTAAATCAGAATATCCTTGACTTCAACCCTTTAGAAGAAGCCCAAAATCTCAACTTATTCAACACCCAATCGGGAAATAACCTCATCCTCAACACTCTGCAAACCGCCACTTGTATCAGCACCATCCCCTGGCAGAATATCGCCCAAAATTTGCAAACCATTATCGATGTTTCCCAACAAAGAAAAGACCTCAAAACCCAATCCTATGCCCTCGGATATTTAGGCAGACTCTACGAACAACATGCCCAAGACTCTAAGGAATACCTTCAAACCGCCAAAACCCACACCCAAAAAGCCTTATCCATCGCCCAATCCCTCGACTTAAACGCCCCCGAACTCGCCTATCAATGGCAATGGCAACTCGGCAGAATCCTCGAAAAAACCCAATCCCCCCCCCACAGCAGCGAAACCCTATCCGCCTACAAAGCCGCCTTCAACACCCTGCAATCCCTCCGCCAAGAGCTAGTTTCCTCCAACCGCGACTTACAATTCTCCTTCCGCGATGAAGTCGAACCCGTCTATCGAAAATACGTTGATTTATTACTCCAAAATAATCCCAGTCAAGACAACTTAAAAGAAGCCCGCAACGTCATCGAAGCCTTGCAACTCGCTGAATTAGACGACTTCTTCAACGATGCCTGCATTACCGCCAAACCCGAACAAATTGATACAATTTTAGATAATGCTGATTCAGAAACCGCTTTTATCTACGAAATCATCCTAGAAGATCGCGTAGCTTCAATTATCAAGCTTCCTCAACAGCCATTAGAATACTATCCGGCTCAAGTTCAGCATACAACACTGCAAGGCGAAATTCAACAATTGAGAAGATATGTCAGCGATCGCCCCATTTTTCCAGACGAAGTGCTTCAAGCAGCAAAAAAACTTTATCCTTGGATTATTGAACCCTTAGAAAAACGACTTGCTGAAGAAGAAAAAATTAAGACTTTAGTCTTTGTTCTCGATCGCCCCTTACAAAATATTCCTCTTGGAGTTCTCTACGATAAATCCAACCAAGAATATTTTCTAGAAAAAGATTACACCATCGTTTTATCTTTGGGATTACAACTCATTCAAGCTCAACCCTGGCAATTAGGGAATCAAAATCTGATGCAGGCATTCACAGGAGGAGTCGGAATTCCCCAAAAAATTGGTGAGTTTGATTTTGAAGCAATCAAAGAACTAGAGCTAGAGCTAAATACGGTTTCAGAAATACTGAAAACTGAACAACCCCTAATTGATGAACAGTTTACGCCTGAAGCGATCAAAGATAAAATCTCTGCTGCCGACTTAGATATTATTCATTTTAAGACTCACGGACAATTTAGTTCCGATCCAGAAAAAACCTTTATTGTTGCCTATAACGATTTAGTCAACAGTGAAGAATTAGGCTCCTATCTTCAACAAAGTAATCCAACTGATGAGGACAACATTAAATTACTGGTTTTAAGTGCTTGTGAAACCGCTCAAGGTGACAACCGAGCAACCCTAGGGTTAGCAGGAATGGCCGTTCGCTCTGGTGCTGGCAGTATTATTTCCAGTTTATGGGTTGCCAGAGATGAACGCAACACAGAACTAATGGAATATTTTTACACTGAACTCTTAAAACCCAATACCACCAGAGCAAAAGCTTTTCAAAAAGCCCAAAAGATGCTCTTTGAACAACATCAAGAACCCCATTTTTGGGGAACGTATGTTTTTCTGGGTAACTGGCTTTAA
- a CDS encoding DUF928 domain-containing protein, with protein MTQSVSLASSPNPILSTSNPPPDDEGVPGGPLDPRNSSCPQTPETLTALIPKNNQNRQTIQAHPTVWFYVPYSSETIEFGEFSLLTRDGKQRIYRTQFTLPNTPGIVSITIPEQASEPLENNQYYRWYIELFCSPAQNSPDIDINGWLQRVARTPETEQSIESGLPDIWYDSLTNLGYRILNTPGDQVIKNQWNQLLQQSRYPNISSKPIIGPVQLIE; from the coding sequence GTGACCCAATCCGTCTCTTTAGCCTCAAGTCCTAATCCTATATTAAGTACATCTAATCCTCCTCCAGACGATGAAGGAGTACCCGGAGGGCCACTCGATCCTCGTAATTCTTCTTGCCCCCAAACACCCGAAACATTAACCGCATTAATCCCCAAAAACAATCAAAATCGTCAAACCATTCAAGCTCATCCTACCGTTTGGTTTTATGTTCCTTATTCATCAGAAACCATTGAATTTGGTGAATTTTCGCTGCTAACGAGAGATGGTAAGCAGCGAATTTATCGAACTCAGTTTACTCTGCCCAATACCCCTGGAATTGTCAGTATTACCATTCCGGAACAAGCATCCGAGCCTCTAGAAAATAATCAATATTATCGGTGGTATATCGAACTCTTTTGCTCACCGGCTCAAAACTCTCCTGACATAGATATTAATGGTTGGCTTCAGCGAGTTGCTAGAACTCCAGAAACTGAACAGTCCATTGAGTCAGGTCTACCGGATATTTGGTATGATAGTTTAACCAATTTAGGGTATCGTATTCTCAATACCCCTGGAGATCAAGTAATCAAGAACCAGTGGAATCAGCTTTTGCAACAATCTCGTTATCCAAATATTAGTTCTAAACCCATCATTGGCCCAGTTCAATTAATAGAATAA
- a CDS encoding GNAT family N-acetyltransferase — MLTLTMRPYQGETDLPPLADLLNLCRKVDQIDYTTSVQDLRSWFNAPKGDPKDNVRLWENETGQIVGYSHCQKGSTEEVEDVFFRFVVHPNLRNQGLEEDMLAWGERRVVEIGKSLIRTSTRNTNRDRQHFLETNGYQLHRRFFSMERSLHLPIPEPSVPDGFSIRLYKGESEAEAWVEMFNQSFIDHWNFNPCTLEEQLYYIQAPDYQADMDWVAVSPNGQLAAFCYCNIDKEDNRQRNCQEGWVNLLGTRRGFRRQGLGRAILLTGLHSLQKAGMKVAKLGVDSTNPNGALQLYESVGFQLLHTNLIYGKALGN; from the coding sequence ATGCTCACATTGACCATGCGTCCCTATCAGGGAGAAACGGATCTACCTCCCCTGGCCGATCTGTTAAATCTTTGCAGGAAAGTAGACCAAATTGACTATACGACTTCAGTTCAGGACTTACGAAGTTGGTTTAATGCACCCAAGGGCGATCCGAAAGATAACGTACGACTCTGGGAAAATGAGACAGGTCAAATCGTTGGCTATAGCCACTGTCAGAAAGGGAGTACTGAGGAAGTAGAGGATGTTTTTTTTCGTTTTGTGGTTCATCCCAACCTCAGAAACCAAGGGTTAGAAGAGGATATGCTGGCTTGGGGAGAACGTCGTGTAGTGGAGATAGGAAAATCCTTAATTCGCACATCTACCCGCAATACGAATCGCGATCGCCAACACTTTCTCGAAACAAACGGCTATCAACTTCATCGTCGATTCTTTTCTATGGAGCGATCGCTTCATCTCCCCATCCCAGAACCCTCTGTTCCCGATGGATTTAGCATTAGATTATATAAGGGAGAGTCAGAAGCAGAAGCTTGGGTAGAGATGTTTAACCAATCCTTTATCGACCATTGGAACTTTAATCCTTGCACCTTAGAAGAGCAACTCTATTACATACAAGCCCCCGATTATCAAGCAGATATGGACTGGGTTGCAGTTTCTCCCAATGGTCAACTCGCCGCTTTTTGTTACTGTAATATCGATAAGGAAGATAATCGCCAACGTAACTGTCAAGAAGGCTGGGTCAATTTACTGGGGACTCGCCGGGGTTTTCGTCGCCAAGGACTCGGTCGCGCCATACTTCTGACGGGTTTACACAGTTTACAAAAAGCTGGAATGAAGGTTGCAAAACTGGGAGTCGATTCTACCAATCCTAATGGAGCATTGCAACTTTATGAATCCGTCGGATTTCAACTCCTGCATACCAATTTAATTTATGGCAAAGCGCTTGGGAATTAG
- a CDS encoding transglycosylase domain-containing protein: MSSQPPGPPKTLMGTLTQVAQTIQAKVKLTQLALKPKARVAKLMVEETEGQGPQEYPLLGDRILIGRSSKSCDIVIRNPVVSQIHCSLIRDTKQGFTIKDEGATNGIYRGRQKVREMRLAHGDRLTLGPPELQASVTLRYTNPPSWPIQALRYSAYGFGGLTALLTIAILIEWQKFNISPLPRNIQGPVVVYARDNETPLVPPTNQAHLERASLSDFPPHLAQALIASEDTRFYWHFGVDPIGTLRAILVNLRGGGIQQGGSTITQQVARSLFREYVGTSDTAGRKLREAIVALKLETFYSKDLLLLTYLNRIYLGSANYGFEDAARYYLGKPATELTIAEAATLVGILPAPNSFNPIRDYDAAIRQRDGVLYRMEKLGMISAEEANRARRSRIEVNPKAIEQFNRSIAPYFHDYVFMELEELLGIGLAREGNFIIETGLNPQMQATAEQSLEQAIATTGAGFNFDQGAVVTLDSQTGEILALSGGKNYRESQFNRAVQAYRQPGSTFKVFAYAAALAEGISPWKTYSCAPLTWQGQSYSGCERSGGAIDMGVAMAQSENSVALRIAQDAGLSDVVRMARLLGINADLKPVPGLILGQSEVTPLEMTGAFAVFANAGVYHRPHAIRRILDSSDCAVPDQPDTCRVIYDYAQDPKANRTVLSPDVAQTMTSLLQGAISQGTGGNAYLGWGEAGKTGTTNDGVDLWFVGYLPSRSLVTGIWLGNDDNTPTYGSSAQAAQVWGDYMKDLIE, translated from the coding sequence ATGAGTTCTCAACCTCCTGGCCCTCCGAAAACCCTGATGGGTACGCTCACTCAAGTGGCGCAAACCATCCAAGCGAAAGTTAAGCTCACCCAACTGGCGCTGAAACCAAAGGCTAGGGTGGCGAAACTGATGGTGGAGGAAACGGAAGGACAAGGGCCCCAAGAATATCCCCTATTGGGCGATCGCATCCTGATTGGACGTTCTTCAAAATCCTGCGATATTGTCATCCGTAATCCGGTGGTGAGCCAGATCCATTGTTCCCTGATTCGCGACACGAAACAAGGGTTTACGATTAAAGATGAGGGGGCGACCAATGGTATCTATCGAGGACGGCAGAAGGTGCGGGAAATGCGCCTAGCTCACGGCGATCGCCTGACGCTGGGCCCCCCAGAACTGCAAGCTTCGGTTACTCTGCGCTATACCAATCCTCCCTCATGGCCGATTCAAGCGCTCCGTTATAGTGCCTATGGATTTGGTGGTCTAACGGCTTTGCTGACGATCGCCATTTTAATCGAATGGCAAAAATTTAATATCTCTCCCCTACCGCGCAATATTCAAGGCCCTGTGGTCGTCTATGCCAGGGATAATGAAACGCCTTTAGTGCCTCCCACCAATCAAGCGCACTTAGAGCGAGCGAGTCTATCTGATTTTCCGCCCCATCTGGCTCAAGCTCTAATTGCCTCTGAAGATACCCGGTTTTATTGGCATTTTGGTGTCGATCCCATTGGTACGCTTAGAGCTATTTTGGTGAACCTGAGAGGGGGAGGCATTCAACAAGGAGGCAGCACGATTACCCAACAGGTGGCTCGCAGTTTGTTTCGGGAGTATGTGGGCACATCGGATACAGCCGGTCGGAAGCTGCGGGAGGCGATCGTGGCTCTGAAATTGGAGACCTTTTATAGTAAGGATCTCTTGTTGCTCACCTATCTGAATCGGATTTATTTGGGCAGTGCTAACTATGGATTTGAGGATGCGGCGCGGTATTATTTGGGTAAGCCCGCCACAGAGTTAACGATCGCCGAAGCTGCAACGTTAGTGGGCATTTTACCGGCTCCCAATAGTTTTAATCCGATTCGAGATTACGATGCGGCCATTCGTCAACGGGATGGGGTGTTGTATCGGATGGAAAAATTGGGGATGATTTCCGCAGAGGAAGCCAACCGAGCCAGGCGATCGCGCATTGAAGTGAACCCGAAAGCGATCGAACAGTTTAATCGCTCCATTGCGCCCTATTTCCATGATTATGTGTTTATGGAATTGGAGGAATTGTTAGGCATTGGTTTGGCGCGAGAGGGTAATTTTATTATTGAAACTGGACTCAATCCCCAGATGCAAGCAACGGCGGAACAGAGTTTAGAACAGGCGATCGCCACCACCGGAGCCGGTTTTAATTTTGACCAGGGAGCCGTCGTCACTCTGGACAGTCAAACCGGGGAAATTTTAGCCCTATCCGGCGGTAAAAACTATCGCGAGAGCCAATTTAATCGCGCCGTGCAAGCCTATCGTCAACCCGGATCGACGTTTAAGGTATTCGCCTATGCTGCGGCTCTCGCTGAGGGCATTTCCCCCTGGAAAACCTATTCCTGTGCCCCCTTAACTTGGCAAGGGCAATCCTATAGCGGCTGCGAGCGCAGTGGGGGGGCGATCGATATGGGGGTAGCCATGGCTCAATCCGAAAACTCCGTAGCTCTGCGTATCGCTCAAGACGCGGGCTTAAGTGATGTGGTACGGATGGCGCGGCTGTTGGGTATCAATGCAGACTTAAAGCCAGTCCCCGGTTTAATCCTCGGTCAAAGTGAAGTTACTCCCCTAGAAATGACCGGCGCTTTTGCAGTGTTTGCCAATGCGGGGGTTTACCATCGCCCCCATGCCATTCGCCGCATTCTCGACAGCAGCGACTGCGCTGTACCGGATCAGCCGGATACCTGTCGAGTCATTTATGATTATGCCCAAGATCCGAAGGCCAATCGCACCGTACTTTCACCAGATGTGGCGCAAACCATGACTTCTTTATTACAAGGAGCAATCAGTCAGGGAACGGGTGGCAATGCCTATTTAGGATGGGGAGAAGCGGGAAAAACAGGAACGACTAATGATGGGGTAGATTTGTGGTTTGTGGGATATCTCCCTAGTCGCAGTTTGGTGACGGGAATTTGGTTAGGAAATGACGATAATACACCGACTTATGGCAGTAGCGCTCAAGCGGCTCAGGTTTGGGGGGATTACATGAAGGATTTGATTGAGTAA
- a CDS encoding ShlB/FhaC/HecB family hemolysin secretion/activation protein: MGRGETPPISRESDGETFECAVNTGKNAQDLAVSPATESQSGESLERLQVSRFEFVGATVFSQDRLQEEIAEFTEPEITFTELMEAVSRITGLYNQEGYINSYAVPYPQKIDDGVVKIAVIEGGLGTIFLTREGRGRLNPNYICSRLAIAATPLNLDNLLNGLRLLQLDPLIANISAEVVPGATIEQNNLKVRFQEAKTLSLEIGGDNGRAPSVGSFRRQVQLRQANLLGLGDSFRLGYANTDGSDTFFADYTIPINARNGTLSVSYGTSSNRVIEEPFDAINLRGDSRYFDVNFRQPIWQEPEKEFALGLVFSRRESDTYILDEPFPLAEGGSSRGKTRLSVIRFYQDGLWRGNDRILAFYSQFSLGLDLFDATVRSEAPDGRFFAWRGQGQWVQRFAPDQILLLRGDVQWATRALVPLEQFSLGGWESVRGYRQDTRLTDNGMFGSVEFRYPLMGNSQERWGVLQLAPFLDFGTAWNSSDRQNLQPQTLASGGLGLRWQQGNDSSASLYWGIPLVDVESSDRTWQENGLYFTIQTRLFF, from the coding sequence ATGGGAAGAGGGGAAACACCCCCAATTAGCAGAGAAAGTGATGGGGAAACCTTTGAATGTGCAGTAAATACGGGGAAAAATGCCCAAGATTTGGCCGTTTCTCCTGCGACTGAATCCCAGAGTGGGGAAAGTTTAGAGCGCTTGCAGGTGAGTCGCTTCGAGTTTGTCGGGGCTACGGTTTTTTCTCAGGATCGGTTACAGGAAGAGATTGCGGAGTTTACAGAGCCAGAGATTACGTTTACCGAACTCATGGAAGCGGTTTCTCGGATTACGGGACTCTATAATCAGGAGGGTTATATTAACTCCTATGCGGTTCCCTATCCGCAGAAAATAGACGATGGGGTGGTGAAAATTGCCGTTATTGAGGGAGGGTTGGGGACAATTTTCCTGACGAGAGAGGGTAGGGGAAGGCTGAATCCTAATTATATTTGCAGTCGATTGGCGATCGCCGCTACGCCCCTAAATTTAGATAACCTCCTCAATGGACTGCGACTGTTGCAACTCGATCCCTTAATCGCTAATATCTCCGCAGAAGTCGTTCCTGGAGCAACCATCGAGCAAAATAACCTGAAAGTTCGCTTTCAAGAAGCCAAAACCCTCAGCCTAGAGATCGGTGGAGATAATGGTCGTGCCCCTAGTGTAGGCAGTTTTCGCCGTCAAGTCCAGCTCAGACAAGCCAACCTATTGGGATTGGGGGATAGTTTTCGCCTCGGATATGCCAATACTGATGGTAGCGATACCTTTTTTGCCGATTATACGATCCCTATAAATGCCCGCAACGGAACCTTAAGTGTTTCCTATGGAACCAGCTCCAACCGAGTGATTGAAGAACCCTTTGACGCGATTAATTTAAGGGGAGATTCCCGCTATTTTGATGTAAATTTCCGTCAACCCATTTGGCAAGAACCCGAAAAAGAATTTGCGTTAGGATTGGTCTTTTCTCGGCGAGAAAGCGATACTTATATTTTGGATGAACCCTTTCCCCTAGCCGAAGGTGGCAGCAGTCGCGGCAAAACCCGATTATCAGTCATCCGATTTTATCAGGATGGGTTATGGCGGGGAAACGATCGGATTTTGGCCTTCTATTCCCAGTTCAGTTTAGGTTTAGATTTATTTGATGCTACTGTCCGATCTGAGGCTCCCGATGGGCGCTTTTTTGCTTGGCGGGGACAAGGGCAATGGGTACAGCGATTTGCACCGGATCAAATCCTATTATTGCGCGGGGATGTACAATGGGCAACTCGCGCCCTAGTGCCCTTAGAACAGTTTAGTTTAGGCGGTTGGGAAAGTGTACGGGGTTATCGTCAAGATACCCGATTAACGGATAATGGGATGTTTGGCTCGGTAGAGTTTCGCTATCCTTTGATGGGTAATTCTCAAGAGCGCTGGGGGGTGTTACAACTTGCCCCATTCCTAGATTTTGGCACAGCTTGGAATAGTAGCGATCGCCAGAATTTACAGCCCCAAACTTTGGCTTCTGGCGGTTTGGGCTTGCGCTGGCAACAGGGAAATGATTCTAGTGCTAGTTTATATTGGGGTATTCCTTTGGTTGATGTGGAGTCGAGCGATCGCACATGGCAAGAAAACGGTTTATATTTTACTATCCAAACCCGCTTGTTTTTCTAA
- a CDS encoding CHASE2 domain-containing protein, translated as MRLGNQEATDVGKLVVLELEGSLSTEGFRVRLQMGEDGKRPDLDISGYLPSEPDLAQLLESHWIDKYRPLGLPNTRGLKPKAIKYDGVLNRIKECKESGDRLCDRLNQWLSSPDFRAIDTQIRERLNYSDRIRFIVRTKCNDLPKLPWHSWQLLSRYTHAEISFSHPHFRRSDPLSTTPPGKVRILAILGHKEGIDTDKDQEILDSLPNAEVTFLIEPKRADINDSIWEQPWDILFFAGHSETDGDTGKIYINPNEYLAIEDIWYGLRKAVAQGLKLAIFNSCDGLGLARRLDDPHIPQMIVMRDYVPDLVAQKFLKSFLLNFSQGYSFEVAVREAREKLQGLEDQIPCATWLPVIWQHPDYISPTWDELVGQSPPPHFSWQKALTTTLCISLAVTTVVMGVRYSGLLESMELKAFDRLMEQRPPEIIDSSILVIEATDSDTNDYGYPLSDSILAETLTKIIPHNPKVIGLHMHRGQPRDEGYPSLINLFNQHPNLISLCSHNSSDKIYSPPLGLSQNKIQQQIGFSDLYGTKSHDGVIRRQILSSNPQLSSKNAQCITSWSFSTQLALKFLELDSLEPLQYPRLSQRVGGYQTLDGQSNQILINYRSPWGNQGITKKITLTEVLQGKFDPSIIQNKIVLISVTAGIGKDYYPTPYGEMAGVLIHAHMVSQIVHSIQDDRPLIWVLPQWKEVQWGDALWIFSWSLIGGAIVCFCPRKLWILTLINIAIIFGLYQLCLQLLILGGWMPLIPSLLSMLITEYMVVVYPQKSNVKS; from the coding sequence GTGAGATTAGGCAATCAGGAGGCGACAGACGTGGGTAAATTGGTAGTTTTGGAGCTTGAAGGCAGTTTAAGCACCGAGGGCTTTCGGGTCAGATTACAAATGGGGGAAGACGGAAAGCGCCCCGATCTGGATATATCCGGATACTTACCCTCAGAACCCGATCTAGCCCAATTGCTAGAAAGTCATTGGATCGACAAGTATCGCCCTTTGGGACTGCCTAATACACGGGGGTTAAAACCCAAAGCGATTAAATATGATGGAGTTCTGAATCGGATCAAAGAGTGTAAAGAATCCGGCGATCGCCTGTGCGATCGCCTCAATCAATGGCTCAGTTCTCCGGATTTTCGGGCGATCGACACTCAGATCCGCGAGAGGCTTAATTATAGCGATCGTATTCGCTTCATTGTCCGTACCAAATGTAATGACTTGCCAAAACTACCTTGGCACAGTTGGCAACTCCTATCCCGATACACCCATGCTGAAATCTCCTTCAGCCATCCCCACTTTAGGCGCTCCGATCCCCTCAGCACCACCCCACCCGGAAAAGTCAGAATCTTAGCCATCCTAGGACATAAAGAAGGCATCGACACCGACAAAGACCAGGAAATCCTCGACTCCCTACCCAATGCAGAAGTCACCTTTCTCATCGAACCCAAAAGAGCAGACATCAACGACTCAATATGGGAACAACCCTGGGATATCCTCTTCTTTGCCGGCCACAGCGAAACCGACGGCGACACCGGCAAAATTTACATCAATCCCAACGAATATTTAGCCATTGAGGACATCTGGTATGGTCTGCGAAAAGCCGTCGCCCAAGGACTAAAACTCGCCATCTTCAACTCCTGTGACGGACTAGGACTCGCCCGCAGACTCGACGATCCCCACATTCCCCAAATGATCGTCATGCGCGACTACGTTCCCGATCTCGTCGCCCAAAAATTCCTCAAATCATTCCTCCTCAACTTTTCCCAAGGATACTCCTTTGAAGTCGCAGTACGGGAGGCACGAGAAAAGCTCCAGGGACTCGAAGATCAAATTCCCTGCGCCACCTGGTTACCCGTCATCTGGCAGCATCCTGACTACATCTCCCCCACCTGGGACGAGTTAGTAGGACAATCTCCCCCTCCCCATTTCTCTTGGCAAAAAGCCTTAACAACCACCCTCTGCATCTCTCTAGCAGTAACCACTGTAGTCATGGGAGTGCGATATTCTGGCCTCCTGGAGTCCATGGAACTAAAAGCCTTCGATCGCTTAATGGAACAACGCCCTCCAGAAATCATTGATTCATCCATTTTAGTCATCGAAGCCACAGACTCTGACACCAATGATTACGGTTATCCTTTAAGTGACAGTATCTTAGCCGAAACCCTTACCAAAATCATCCCCCATAATCCTAAAGTCATTGGACTACACATGCATCGCGGCCAACCCAGGGATGAAGGTTATCCATCTTTAATCAACTTATTTAACCAACACCCTAACTTGATTAGCTTATGCTCCCATAATAGTTCAGACAAAATCTACTCCCCGCCTCTAGGATTATCTCAAAACAAAATTCAGCAACAAATTGGATTCAGTGATTTGTATGGCACGAAAAGTCATGATGGCGTGATTCGTCGCCAGATACTTTCATCCAATCCTCAGTTATCCTCAAAAAACGCTCAATGTATTACCTCATGGAGCTTTAGTACACAACTAGCCCTAAAATTTCTAGAACTTGATTCTTTAGAACCCCTTCAGTACCCAAGGCTATCCCAACGAGTTGGAGGCTATCAAACCCTTGATGGTCAAAGCAATCAAATTTTAATCAACTATCGTTCTCCTTGGGGCAATCAAGGCATTACTAAAAAAATCACTCTGACTGAAGTTCTCCAAGGAAAATTTGATCCGAGTATCATCCAAAATAAAATCGTCTTAATCAGTGTAACTGCCGGAATTGGAAAAGATTATTATCCAACTCCCTACGGTGAAATGGCAGGAGTTTTGATTCATGCCCATATGGTCAGTCAAATTGTTCATTCTATCCAAGACGATCGCCCTTTAATCTGGGTTTTACCACAATGGAAAGAGGTTCAATGGGGAGATGCACTCTGGATTTTTTCCTGGTCTTTGATCGGCGGAGCGATTGTCTGCTTTTGCCCTCGAAAGCTGTGGATATTAACCCTAATCAATATAGCTATAATCTTTGGCTTATATCAACTGTGTCTACAACTCTTAATACTGGGCGGATGGATGCCATTGATTCCTTCCCTATTATCCATGCTAATCACTGAATATATGGTTGTTGTTTACCCACAGAAATCAAATGTTAAATCCTAA